AAGACAAAGCCTTGGCCACGCTACGTCGGCTGGGTGCAACAGTCGCCAGCGATCTTCCGATGATGGATTCCGGCGAACTGCAAATTACCCTGGACAAAAATTGGAAGGGAAAACCCAGCGACTTGGGCGTGTTGAAGGAAGTTCGCAATTTGACCTGGCTGCGTGTCATCAACCGGCCGCTGAGTGAAGCGGAGTTGTCGACAATTGCCGAATTACCGCAGGTGACGGAAGTGGATTTGTTCGGCGCTGGAGTGACGGTCGAAGCGGCTCAAAAACTGGCCGCGGCCATTCCGCAAGCGGCAGTCGATCGCCGCAATGGCGCGTTTTTGGGCGTGGGGGGCTCGCCGGGATTGAACACCTGTTTAATCAGCGAGGTACGGGAAGGCTCGGCGGCAGCCGCGGCTGGAATTCACGAAGGAGACGAAATTATTACCTTCGACGGTCAACCGGTGCACAATTTCGAGGAATTCACGATATTGGTTTCCAATAAAACC
The window above is part of the Pirellulales bacterium genome. Proteins encoded here:
- a CDS encoding PDZ domain-containing protein translates to DKALATLRRLGATVASDLPMMDSGELQITLDKNWKGKPSDLGVLKEVRNLTWLRVINRPLSEAELSTIAELPQVTEVDLFGAGVTVEAAQKLAAAIPQAAVDRRNGAFLGVGGSPGLNTCLISEVREGSAAAAAGIHEGDEIITFDGQPVHNFEEFTILVSNKTGGDQIDLQVRRENEVLKKKVTLGEWQSDLPVTFHGNSRMPGMQIPLPQIQVPQIMPQTVPQPAVPQPAVPQQSVPPQSVPQQNPPAQNLPAVK